Proteins encoded together in one Epinephelus lanceolatus isolate andai-2023 chromosome 4, ASM4190304v1, whole genome shotgun sequence window:
- the slc19a3b gene encoding solute carrier family 19 member 3b, whose translation MGRWAKLKSSSWTYPTAVLSLYGFFANCRVAEPFLTPYLIGPHKNISEEVVTNYLFPIWTYSYLAFLFPVFLLTDFLRYKPLIVIQGLFLVTNYILLCFVPGLPAMVFLQVNYAVVTSTEVAYFSYIYSVIPVEHYQRATGYLRSAMLAGYTLGASLGQVLISLAGVDYFYINTITLGIVSMAFLVSFWLPMPQRSLFFKGKEAAAVGSQSQQEGALGVDGIEEPVRDKDEVGSVKEKMEHNGSAGWCSRKSAANAGRLLWQSFRESYSSRNLIYWSLWWALATAGYVQVFNYIQLMWDHIEPSATSSIYNGGVEAACSLVGAAAAFSVGYIKVTWAMWGELALGLFSAVGTGAVFLMAFTSSIWTCYAGYVIFKSCYMLLITITTFQIASNLSMECYALTFGINTFVALSLQTIITGIVVDEAALGLDIVTQFIIYGSYYAVISVLFLIRGTYTAYVNQRNPEHTGTKDQQSSVEVISSEHF comes from the exons ATGGGCAGATGGGCCAAGCTGAAGTCCTCCAGCTGGACTTATCCTACCGCAGTTCTGTCACTCTATGGGTTTTTTGCCAACTGCAGAGTAGCAGAGCCCTTCCTCACACCATACCTAATTGGACCACACAAGAACATCTCTGAAGAAGTG GTGACCAACTACCTGTTCCCTATCTGGACGTACTCCTACCTCGCCTTCCTTTTCCCAGTCTTCCTCCTGACTGACTTCCTGAGATACAAGCCCCTCATTGTCATACAGGGGCTCTTCCTGGTCACCAACTACATCCTGCTTTGCTTTGTGCCCGGTCTGCCTGCTATGGTCTTCCTTCAG GTCAACTATGCTGTCGTGACCTCCACAGAGGTGGCCTATTTCTCCTACATTTACAGCGTGATTCCAGTTGAGCATTACCAAAGAGCCACTGGTTACCTGCGCAGTGCCATGCTGGCTGGATATACACTTGGTGCCAGCCTAGGCCAAGTGCTGATCTCCCTGGCAG GAGTGGACTACTTCTACATCAATACTATCACTCTGGGGATTGTAAGCATGGCTTTTCTCGTCTCCTTCTGGTTGCCCATGCCCCAGAGGAGTCTGTTCTTCAAAGGGAAAGAGGCTGCAGCTGTGGGCTCACAGTCCCAGCAGGAGGGGGCTCTGGGAGTGGATGGCATTGAGGAACCGGTGAGGGATAAGGATGAGGTTGGCTCAGTGAAAGAGAAGATGGAGCATAATGGCAGTGCTGGCTGGTGCAGCAGGAAAAGTGCAGCCAATGCAGGCCGTCTACTTTGGCAAAGCTTCAGGGAGTCATATTCTTCCag GAACTTGATCTACTGGTCCCTATGGTGGGCTCTGGCCACAGCTGGCTACGTGCAGGTTTTCAACTACATCCAGCTTATGTGGGACCATATAGAGCCATCTGCCACATCATCCATCTATAACGGAGGTGTTGAGGCTGCCTGCTCCCTTGTAG GTGCCGCAGCTGCCTTCTCCGTGGGCTACATCAAGGTGACCTGGGCCATGTGGGGAGAGCTGGCGTTAGGGTTGTTCTCAGCTGTAGGAACGGGTGCTGTGTTTCTGATGGCGTTCACCAGCAGTATCTGGACATGCTATGCTGGTTATGTGATCTTCAAGTCCTGCTACATGCTTCTGATCACCATCACAAC ATTTCAGATCGCATCCAACCTCTCCATGGAGTGCTACGCCTTGACATTCGGCATCAACACTTTTGTAGCCCTTTCACTGCAGACCATTATAACGGGCATAGTTGTTGATGAAGCCGCACTGGGACTAGACATTGTGACACAG TTCATCATCTACGGCAGCTACTACGCTGTCATCTCAGTGCTCTTTCTGATTCGAGGGACCTACACCGCGTATGTGAATCAACGCAATCCTGAGCACACGGGAACCAAAGATCAGCAGTCGAGTGTGGAGGTGATCTCTTCCGAGCATTTCTGA
- the slc19a3a gene encoding thiamine transporter 2 — MEVVRRWRANWKYPTTLLCIYGFFSTVKPLEPFLIPYLTGPDKNLTAEQVVNQILPVWTYSYLAMLVPVFLLTDWLRYKPVMVFQCVTLFITTGMILWLKSVPAMQAMEFFYGVVTASEVAYFSYIYSMVDLKRYRKVTSYCRSVQLLGYTVGSVLGQLLVSFDLMSYNYILVLTLVFTAIALLTSCLLPMPQQSMFFHRKHTGENMVTEGTKRDADGTGDATEHTSGAKASLEEIKDEKVEKGETENEAGVGMDEKAAKGEDPVESVDTQSCGQVLLQLWRDFKQCYSSRQLLYWSVWWAMASCGYYQTINYVQMLWEHVQPSQDFSIYNGGVEAVSYLLSAATAYGIGFIEVRWDLWGELALGGFSGLGASALFLITFIGNIWVCYAGYIIFKCLYMLLITIAMYQIAADLSMERYALVFGANNFGALALQTILTSVVVDSRGLGLSIIPQFTIYASYHLLIAVVFSLRGLFTIWREKQRRNKESDAPVKNEPPDSEEQRF; from the exons ATGGAGGTagtgaggaggtggagggcaaACTGGAAGTATCCCACTACTCTGCTGTGCATTTATGGATTCTTTAGCACAGTCAAACCCCTGGAGCCTTTCCTCATCCCATACTTGACGGGACCGGACAAGAATCTGACGGCAGAACAG GTGGTCAATCAAATTTTACCAGTATGGACTTACTCTTACCTGGCAATGCTGGTGCCAGTGTTCCTGCTGACTGACTGGCTGCGTTACAAGCCTGTGATGGTGTTCCAGTGCGTCACCCTCTTCATCACCACAGGGATGATACTGTGGCTGAAAAGTGTACCAGCCATGCAGGCCATGGAGTTCTTCTACGGGGTGGTGACAGCCAGCGAGGTGGCCTACTTCTCCTACATTTACAG CATGGTGGATCTTAAGAGGTACCGGAAGGTCACGTCTTACTGCCGCAGTGTCCAGCTCCTTGGGTACACAGTGGGCTCTGTGCTGGGCCAGCTGCTCGTCAGCTTCGACCTTATGTCCTACAACTACATCCTGGTGCTTACTCTAGTTTTCACCGCCATCGCTCTCCTCACTTCCTGCCTACTGCCAATGCCACAGCAGAGCATGTTCTTTCACCGTAAACATACTGGAGAGAATATGGTGACAGAGGGAACAAAGAGGGATGCAGATGGGACAGGGGATGCAACAGAACACACAAGCGGAGCAAAGGCATCCCTGGAAGAAATAAAAGATGAGAAGGTGGAGAAAGGAGAAACTGAGAATGAAGCAGGAGTAGGAATGGATGAAAAAGCTGCAAAGGGCGAGGACCCTGTGGAGTCTGTCGACACACAGAGCTGCGGCCAAGTCCTACTCCAGCTGTGGAGGGACTTCAAACAGTGCTATTCCTCCAGACAGCTGCTGTACTGGTCAGTGTGGTGGGCGATGGCCTCCTGTGGCTATTACCAGACCATCAACTACGTGCAG ATGCTGTGGGAGCATGTGCAGCCTTCTCAGGATTTCAGCATCTACAACGGAGGCGTGGAGGCAGTGTCATACCTGTTGA GTGCAGCAACAGCCTACGGTATAGGCTTCATCGAGGTGAGATGGGACCTGTGGGGAGAGCTGGCCCTGGGTGGTTTCTCCGGACTCGGGGCATCAGCACTATTCCTCATAACCTTCATCGGCAACATCTGGGTCTGCTACGCTGGTTACATTATTTTCAAGTGCCTGTACATGCTGCTGATAACGATAGCAAT GTACCAGATTGCAGCTGACCTGTCAATGGAAAGATACGCTCTAGTCTTTGGAGCAAACAACTTTGGAGCGCTGGCTCTCCAGACGATCCTCACTTCTGTTGTGGTTGACAGCAGAGGGCTGGGCCTGAGCATCATCCCTCAG ttcaCCATCTATGCCAGCTACCACCTGCTCATCGCTGTGGTTTTTTCTCTTCGGGGACTGTTTACCATTtggagagagaagcagaggcGCAACAAAGAGTCCGACGCTCCAGTCAAAAACGAACCTCCAGACTCCGAAGAGCAGAGATTCTGA